One Nycticebus coucang isolate mNycCou1 chromosome 7, mNycCou1.pri, whole genome shotgun sequence genomic window, CTCTGTCTAAAGATAGCTTTCACGGATGGGCATCTGTAACCTTTAGTCTTTTAGACGTGGCACTGGCTAAAAGTTCTCACTGTAGCTCCTAACATTCAGAGGTTGAGAGTTCCAATTAGCAGCCTTCTGTTATCAGTACAAAAGCCTGTCTTCTGatgcctttcttttctctcatttccccTGACAGAGGAAGATAAAAGGAAACGTTCTAATTACAGACAGCTTTTGGCTATGGGGACCCGTGGTAGACGCAGTGTAACCAGCCGTTCCCAGCACACGGTAACGCGGTGGTTTTGCGCCCTGCCCGTGCTAAGCCTCCTCTTTGCTGCTTTGTGTCCGTAGATGACTAAGAACGGCACCGTGGAATCGGAAGAAGCCAGCACCCTGACGGTGGACGACATTTCTGATGACGACATTGATTTAGACAACACAGAGGTAGACGAGTACTTCTTCCTACAACCCTTGCCAACCAAAAAACGAAGAGCCCTGCTGCGCGCCTCGGGAGTGAAGAAGATTGACGTGGAGGAAAAGCACGAGCTGCGCGCCATCCGCCTCTCGCGAGAGGACTGCGGCTGCGACTGCCGCGTGTTCTGCGATCCGGACACGTGCACCTGCAGCCTGGCGGGCATTAAGTGTCAGGTGAGCGTCTGAATACCAGAGCGCGAAACAAAATGCTTTAACGTCTGCCAGTCTCTGCCACCCCTAAAGCCAGTAGTCCCGTTTCCTATACGAAGCTTCCCACAAGTGAAAGAAAACTTGGTGAAGCCAACTGCAGAATTCAGGAAGAGAGAAACACTAATTCGAGAAATTCACGGGAATGCACCGTGCGATGTGAAAGGCCACCCAAGCTGCACTTAGTCAATTAAAACTGtcatcttgggtggcgcctgtggctcagtgagtagggcgctggccccatataccgagggtggcgggttcaaacccagcccctgctgaactgcaaccaaaaaatagccgggcgttgtggcgggcgcctgtaatcccagctgctcgggaggctgaggcaggagaatcgtggaagcccaagagctggaggttgctgtgagtcctgtgacatcatggcactctactgaaggcggtaaagtgagactctgtctctacaaaaaaaaataaataaaattgtcatcTTGGATTCAATTATTACATCAACTTAGTTGACTTTCTACAAATATTCAAGGAGATCATAATGCCTCTAACATTTGAAGTTGTGCTTTCTGTTCCATGCATGggatataaaatgataaaattgatTAGAGGTGGTTGGACGATGGAAATGTCATCAGACAGAGATTTCCGAAAACTCAATTGTTCTCCTGTCTTTGCTGTTTTCTAACTTTGTGAAATTGTCAAGTTGGGTAAACTCCCTAGGTTTACTTGCTGCATCTCTAAAATCTAGGGGCTGGACTAGGTTAAGGATTGGAAAACTGTAAGTTCACAGGCCAAATCCAACTCGCCACCtatttttgtgaataaagttttattggactgtagccatgttttttttttttttttttttacttctgtgaGTATATTGTGTGTGATAGCTTTCATGCTCTTCCAGCAGAGTTCGCTACTCAGATTGCCGCAGAGGCTGTATGGCACACAGAGCTCAAATATTTACTCTTTTGTgcttttcaaacaaacaaacaaacaaaatcctttAAAAGTTTAccagtcttgggcggcgcctgtggctcaaggagtagggcgctggtcccatatgctggaggtggcgggttcaaacccagccccggccaaaaaccacaaaaaaaaaaaaaaaagtttaccagTCTCTGTTGATTGGTAACCACGTACTTCTCTGgtccccatccatccatctcatcatTGGTGGCCTATCAGTAGTTAGAGCTGACCACTTTATGTAGAAATATGGCTTTTTAAACAAGGAAACCCTCTGAGGCAGGCAAAAGAAGACAATGCCTGTGAGCTGAACAGTTGCTCAAGATTGATCATAGAAAAAAGATTCATAAGTAAAACAACCAGCTCTGAATCTGCGATTGCTTGGGATAAGGATGATTGTGTTGAGTCTACCTTCTCCACTATAGCACAGGAGACCCTGTCCTTGACAAGATGACAAGCAGAGGCAGTATGTGACTTAAACTATGGTCTCTATATAGGTTAATTTATAGACCTGAGTCAATTAATAAATATCTTATGAGTACCCTTGGATTGCCCAGAACTCCACCTCTCACCTGAATGAAGAGGTCAATCCAACATTTGTTGAAACCAATCACTCTATCATCAGGTATCAATTACTCAAATAATTTTGGGGTACTGATGCAGTGTACTTTCCCTTTCCTTGAAAAGCTTGTGTCTAAGGGagtgaggaaagaagggaaagagctAGGACCTAAATATGAATTCACTAATCAGTCATAAGTGTGCACGCGTACCACATCCCTGCAGTACACACACAGGCACCCATGGACCAGGGACCCAAAGAAGGAGAAAGTAAACAAGCTAGAGCAAACTAAATTAGTGTGTGATACTAGagttcattttataataaataaagagaaaaggacaCAGCTAACAGGAAGAAAGTCAtataagttgaattaaaaatagtATGCAGAAAGTACAGttaagttttcttctttaaaagtggGCCTGTGgatggacagcgcctgtggctcaaaggagtagggtgctgggccccatatgccggaggtggtgggttcaaacccagccccagccaaaaactgcaaaataaaaaaaaaataaatatgggcCTGTGGAGCAGAcactgtggtcccagcaactcagcaggctgacacaagaggatcgcttgaggccaagagttagaaaccagcctgggcatcataacaaaaccccatctctaaaacacaaAAAGTTTTCAGTTAGCTAGGCGTGGTCGTGGAGTACCAGCTACTCATGCAATGAGATGGGAAAttcattgagcccaggagttggaagctgcagtgagttgtgatccttcaactgcactctagcctgagtgatagagaaagactctatctcaaaaaaaaaaaaagaaaagaaaaaatatatatatagtgataATGTGGGTATGTGAGATGGAATTCAGGAGGAGGAAAAGTAGCTTGGGGAAAATATAGAAGCATTGAAAAAATGGGAGCAGAATTGATGgaatggggagaagggaaaggcaatgaatggataaaaagtGCAACACACACACTATACAGGGTCAATCAGCACACCCACAGCCCATTTTAATTTTGAGGATAGATTTAAAACCTAGTTAAGTCTTAGGTTTTAATCTTTCCCTCCGTCTTTTGCTTTTGACTTGCAGTTTGTCTGTCATTTGCTCTGGCATACAGTGGAATGGAGCAGATGAATCAATTCAGGAGTTACTGAAAGGTACTgggtttttatttggcttgtaaTAGTTCCACGGTGCTAATCTCTGTTCTTCTTTCCAAGGTGGATCGTATGTCTTTCCCGTGTGGCTGCACTAAAGAAGGCTGTAGTAACACAGCAGGTAGAATCGAATTTAATCCTATCCGTGTTCGGACTCACTTTTTGCACACAATAATGAAACTTGAACTGGAGAAAAACCGAGAGCAGCAAATCCCCATGCTGAACGGTTGCCATGGTGAGATAAGTGCTCACAGTAGTTCCATGGGCCCTGTCGCTCACTCCGTAGAATATTCTATCGCAGACAATTTTGAGATTGAGACTGAACCTCAGGCCGCAGTGCTGCACCTGCAGTCTGCTGAGGAGTTAGATTGccaaggagaggaggaagaggaggaggaggaggaggaggatgggagcaGCTTTTGCAGTGGAGTCACCGATTCTAGCACGCAAAGCTTGGCACCTAGTGAGTCAgacgaggaggaagaggaggaggaggaggaggaagatgatgaaGAGGATGACAAAGGAGACAGCTTCGTGGAAGGTTTGGGCACCCATGCCGACGTTGTCCCTCTTCCTTCTGTCCTGTGTTATTCTGATGGCTCCGCCATTCACGAAAGCCACGCaaaaaatgcttctttttatGCCAACTCTTCAACTCTGTATTACCAAATAGATAGCCACATTCCAGGAACTCCTAACCAGATCTCTGAGAACTATTCTGACAGAGATACTGTCAAAAACGGTACCCTTTCGCTGGTGCCTTACACCATGACCCCAGAGCAATTTGTGGACTATGCCCGACAAGCAGAAGAGGCCTACGGTTCCTCCCACTACCCAGCTACCAACCCCTCTGTAATCGTTTGCTGCTCCTCTTCTGAAAATGACCCTGGTGTGCCCTGCAATAGCTTATATCCTGAACACAGGTCCAATCATCCTCAAGTGGAATTTCACTCATACTTGAAAGGCCCCTCCCAGGAAGGGTTTGTCTCTACATTGAATGGTGACAGTCACATTTCAGAACACCCTGCTGAAAATGCTTTGAGCCTTGCAGAAAAGAGCAGATTGCACGAAGAGTGCATCAAATCACCCGTGGTTGAGACAGTCCCTGTTTAGTAGCTTAAATTATTCTAGGACCAACTCTTCCCCTATTTAAGGCACTGTATTTAATTGGATTTCCTGGGCTCATCGTTGTTTAAACTGAAGACTAAGAAAACTTGGACTGTGGTTCATTTTCCAGactgtattttgttttctcctttctggCCACATGGCTGTGGCATTGCACAAATACAGTCTCTATGGGGATTTTAAAAGATTTCAGACTGTTTTGATAGAAaatgctaaattttaaaaatgcatatctCACAGTTGCCTACCTGTCAAACTGTGTGAAACCTGCCAAGCTGTGTAGATCAGAGCTCCAAGTTTTGGATTATCGGGCCTGTGCAAGATGTTAACTAAGACTGGGAAGTGATAAGATTTAGAGTCCTAATTTTCAATATATCTGAAGATGATGGTgactttttaatgtaaaagtaATTAATGTAAGAAACAGATTTAATTGTtccatgtgtattttatttatggtaGTTTAGAAGTCATGTTTTGATGACAATGAACAGCAGCATGTTCATTCAAACTGATGACACATAGCTAGTACCACAGAGCATGCCCACATGGATTGCATCTGGAATCCACTCACATTTTTATGATGATGACTGATCagatttgcaaatactttcttaaGGGTGaaatagaccttttttttttttttttttgctattttagaCAAACAAATGAGTCTTTATGTGCAGGTCCTTACACAGTTTACTCTTAACGTTAAGAGTCAGGACAATCCTCTGGGGAGGGTCTAGTTCACTGCCCTCCCTCCATTGACTCCACAGATGGAGGTAGAAGGAATTGCCTTTCTTTTCAAACAGTGTCATCTTGGTTCTTAGCTTGGGCAGCACCTTTAAAGTCTACCCCCTATATCAAAATGCACTTTAGTGCCCCTTCACGGTACCTCGTGTGGGGTGGGGACTGAGAACTCTTtgagatgaaaaattaaaaaaaaaatttttttaaagtatctttaacTATTATAAGGTTCATATAACTAATGTAGAGGAATCATCTAATGATACTTAGGAAGGAAAATGACCTGTTTTCCTTCACCACTCTGAGGACCTAACTCAGTAAATgcagaggaggctgaggagacATGGAAGAGACACCACCTCAGCAGCCAGCCTTCTCTACAGTGCCAtcaacccatctctacaaaataagtgTCTAATGAGATTTCCACTTAGTGACTAGCTGATTGAAGGGGGGCCTCTACCCAAATACTCGACTAGGCCTTACTTTTCTGAAGCATTTTGATTTGTCTTGCCTGGGACAAATAGCAGAACAGTCCAGAATGCATTGTATACTTTCTGATTACCTCAGGTTCTCTTATTACAGGGAACAGATAGAAATAAAACATGCACTCCCCACCTTTAGATTACCTGCACTTGATTCATCGGAGGACTTCTAGGATCTCATTGCCCTGTAAATTTATTTAGGTAACTAAATAGTCGACTCTACCTTTTTTTCAATGCAATATACCTATGCGAATACTTTTCACATTTTTGACCTTCTATTGTTACATCATTTCATGTGTTTTATAACTATTGGAAATGTGGACATGCCTTGCTATTCAGTGACTGCATCACTACTTATTTTTAGACTTGAGTGTTTAGaattatagatataaatatattgtAGATCTCAATTCCTTACAAAAAGAACTTTTATTGAACTTAAAATGCTTGATCTAGAGAAAGTCCTCCAATGGAAATGTTTCTACCAAAACTTGATTTGGGGAAAATGTGTTTTCTTGGCAGCTCTTTCACTGTGCGGTTGGTTCCTACTTCTCTACCCCGCCACTGGGCCAAATTTATAACTATTCAACTTAAAAGAGCTTTGGGTTTGTCTTTACGCTTTATAAATAGCAGTAATGAGGACAGGGATGTTCCTTTCCAATGATTATCACCTTGGGCTAATCAGATTGGGATTCTCAAATCTCAATAGTGTATTCCAAGTTATCTGCAAAGTTATAGTTTTTAGTGCTTAATCTCCAGTTTTTTTCACCCGCTAATACTATCTAAAGAGCAGAGgcccaaagagaaaatgacaagaGGCTATTGTTTCTTCTTTCAAGCACAAGGAAGAGTCATGTGTACTATATGTGCTGAACAAGCTCTTCTTGCAGGATCCACGTGTGAAGCGCGCTAACGTTATTCTTGGACCCCAGAGTGTGAGGAAGAGCCAACTGGCTAGAGCGGAGTTGAAGGGTAGAATGACAGTTCAGTTTCTGAAAAGATAAATGCTTTAATTTGACTTCAGCTTTACAAAAAGGTTTGAAGAAACTTTCTAATGTTTGACTGGATCTTTGTTTTGTACCTTTGTTTCCAAAAGAATGCTTCAAACAACAGAGCTTTTTCCCTATCTGTCCAATTATGATAGAAAGTTACAgtcttactaagaagaattaaCCCTCCCACAATGACAGCTTACATTCCAATTTTTCATATACCTAACTATCCCCTAAACATCTCCCACAAACTATACATAGGCTACCTTTTAAAACACTCCCATATCCCTAAGACACACATACAAGCACAGGTGGGTGTgcacctgtacacacacacaccacaccacacactaGAGAATGACAGATTTTAGGCAATGGCCAGTAATGAGTACTGGGTTTTTCCTGCCCCGGaatctttttgggttttttaatctaaaaatgttGTCTAGAAAAGGAGGTAATTTGTAAAGCTATCGTTTGAAAGTATTGGGTCAAAGTTGCACATAATACTAACAATAAAATCATTTcattgttaacttcctttcccAGAGAAGATGAGAGAACATAGTGTTTCATCTGACATTTTTCCCCCATTAATAGCCCCTCTAGTCAACAAAGACAGCCCACATGCCAGGAAAGTGCTGCAGTCATTCCGAGCTTTTAAAAATGGGGATCAAGCCAGACATAGCCAGTTAGGATACTTAAGATCTTTATACCAAGACACAGTAACCTGTCTGCAGCTGTTGTAGTGCCCTCTAAGCAAATTGTCATATTTTTTGACACACAGCTTTTTCGTCATTCACTGCCAATCAACAGGCTTCAAGCTCCGGTCTCTGTTGTCTTAGCACCAGCTAAGGTATAGACCTTTAAATGGGGTTTAATTCCCAGTTATAATCCTGGCGAAATGGATTTGCAAGTCAAGTGGCTGAAGCAGCTTTCGTCTCCTTTGTCACTCTGGATTTCCTTAGAAGAAAGAAGTCAATAAAAGAGATTTACGTGAAAT contains:
- the CSRNP3 gene encoding cysteine/serine-rich nuclear protein 3; protein product: MSGILKRKFEEVDGSSPCSSVRESDDEVSSSESADSGDSVNPSTSNHFTPSSILKREKRLRTKNVHFSCVTVYYFTRRQGFTSVPSQGGSTLGMSSRHNSVRQYTLGEFAREQERLHREMLREHLREEKLNSLKLKMTKNGTVESEEASTLTVDDISDDDIDLDNTEVDEYFFLQPLPTKKRRALLRASGVKKIDVEEKHELRAIRLSREDCGCDCRVFCDPDTCTCSLAGIKCQVDRMSFPCGCTKEGCSNTAGRIEFNPIRVRTHFLHTIMKLELEKNREQQIPMLNGCHGEISAHSSSMGPVAHSVEYSIADNFEIETEPQAAVLHLQSAEELDCQGEEEEEEEEEEDGSSFCSGVTDSSTQSLAPSESDEEEEEEEEEEDDEEDDKGDSFVEGLGTHADVVPLPSVLCYSDGSAIHESHAKNASFYANSSTLYYQIDSHIPGTPNQISENYSDRDTVKNGTLSLVPYTMTPEQFVDYARQAEEAYGSSHYPATNPSVIVCCSSSENDPGVPCNSLYPEHRSNHPQVEFHSYLKGPSQEGFVSTLNGDSHISEHPAENALSLAEKSRLHEECIKSPVVETVPV